Proteins co-encoded in one Solea senegalensis isolate Sse05_10M linkage group LG8, IFAPA_SoseM_1, whole genome shotgun sequence genomic window:
- the eif3k gene encoding eukaryotic translation initiation factor 3 subunit K isoform X1, with translation MSSPIEQMRTNVGKLLRGIDRYNPENLPTLERYVETQARENSYDLEANLAVLKLYQFNPAYFQTQVTSQILLKALTNLPHTDFTLCKCMIDQTHQQEERPIRQILYLGNLLETCHFQSFWTSLEENRELIDSITGFEDSVRRFICHVVGITYQTIEHRLLAEMLGDPLDTQVKVWMNKYGWTENEDGQIFIFSQEESVKPKNIVEKIDFESVSSIMATSQ, from the exons ATGTCGTCGCCTATCGAGCAGATGAGGACGAACGTGGGGAAGCTCCTGCGGGGCATCGACCG GTATAACCCAGAAAACCTTCCAACACTGGAGCGCTACGTGGAGACACAAGCAAGAGAAAATTCTTATGACCTGGAGGCAAACCTGGCTGTCTTGAAGCT GTACCAGTTCAACCCCGCCTACTTCCAGACTCAGGTGACCTCACAGATTCTGCTGAAGGCTCTGACCAACCTGCCACACACCGACTTCACTCTCTGCAAGTGTATGATTGACCAGACACAC CAGCAAGAGGAACGCCCCATCAGACAAATCCTGTACCTGGGGAACCTGCTGGAGACATGCCACTTCCAGAGCTTCTGG ACGAGCCTGGAGGAGAACAGGGAGCTCATCGACAGCATCACTGGGTTTGAGGACTCTGTTCGTAGGT TCATCTGCCATGTTGTGGGCATCACCTACCAGACCATTGAGCACCGGTTACTGGCTGAGATGCTGGGAGACCCACTCG acACGCAGGTAAAGGTGTGGATGAACAAGTACGGCTGGACCGAGAACGAGGACGGACAGATCTTCATCTTCAGCCAGGAGGAGAGCGTCAAGCCCAAGAACATCGTGGAGAAGATCGACTTTGAGA GTGTATCCAGCATCATGGCTACATCTCAGTGA
- the eif3k gene encoding eukaryotic translation initiation factor 3 subunit K isoform X2 → MSSPIEQMRTNVGKLLRGIDRYNPENLPTLERYVETQARENSYDLEANLAVLKLYQFNPAYFQTQVTSQILLKALTNLPHTDFTLCKCMIDQTHQEERPIRQILYLGNLLETCHFQSFWTSLEENRELIDSITGFEDSVRRFICHVVGITYQTIEHRLLAEMLGDPLDTQVKVWMNKYGWTENEDGQIFIFSQEESVKPKNIVEKIDFESVSSIMATSQ, encoded by the exons ATGTCGTCGCCTATCGAGCAGATGAGGACGAACGTGGGGAAGCTCCTGCGGGGCATCGACCG GTATAACCCAGAAAACCTTCCAACACTGGAGCGCTACGTGGAGACACAAGCAAGAGAAAATTCTTATGACCTGGAGGCAAACCTGGCTGTCTTGAAGCT GTACCAGTTCAACCCCGCCTACTTCCAGACTCAGGTGACCTCACAGATTCTGCTGAAGGCTCTGACCAACCTGCCACACACCGACTTCACTCTCTGCAAGTGTATGATTGACCAGACACAC CAAGAGGAACGCCCCATCAGACAAATCCTGTACCTGGGGAACCTGCTGGAGACATGCCACTTCCAGAGCTTCTGG ACGAGCCTGGAGGAGAACAGGGAGCTCATCGACAGCATCACTGGGTTTGAGGACTCTGTTCGTAGGT TCATCTGCCATGTTGTGGGCATCACCTACCAGACCATTGAGCACCGGTTACTGGCTGAGATGCTGGGAGACCCACTCG acACGCAGGTAAAGGTGTGGATGAACAAGTACGGCTGGACCGAGAACGAGGACGGACAGATCTTCATCTTCAGCCAGGAGGAGAGCGTCAAGCCCAAGAACATCGTGGAGAAGATCGACTTTGAGA GTGTATCCAGCATCATGGCTACATCTCAGTGA